The Desulfohalovibrio reitneri genome contains a region encoding:
- the leuC gene encoding 3-isopropylmalate dehydratase large subunit, with protein MGATVAEKVLERHRIEGDVVPDRIIRCRVSLVLANDITAPLAIKSFKAMGAEEVFDRERVALVMDHFTPNKDIDSAEQVRGVREFAREMGVVNYFEGGQAGVEHALLPEIGLVGPGDVVIGADSHTCTYGGLGAFATGMGSTDIAAAMALGETWFKVPPTIRVEMTGKLPEWVGAKDLILKTIGEIGVAGALYKALEFGGEVADELDIEGRLTMANMAIEAGGKAGLFPADAKALEYAKAHGHAASEEIHPDPDAVYERVVRIDASSLAPQVACPHLPDNVKDVGEVDTRIDQAVIGSCTNGRITDLREAADVLRGRKAADGVRLVVIPATPAIWRQAMEEGLYEIFLDAGAVIGPPTCGPCLGGHMGILGAGEKAVATTNRNFKGRMGHLDSEVYLASPAVAAASAVTGRITNPADL; from the coding sequence ATGGGCGCAACTGTAGCCGAAAAGGTGCTCGAGCGGCACCGCATCGAGGGGGACGTTGTCCCGGACCGCATCATCCGCTGCCGGGTCTCCCTGGTGCTGGCCAACGACATCACCGCCCCCCTGGCCATCAAGTCCTTCAAGGCCATGGGCGCGGAGGAAGTGTTCGACCGCGAGCGGGTGGCCCTGGTCATGGACCACTTCACCCCCAACAAGGACATCGACTCCGCCGAGCAGGTGCGCGGCGTGCGCGAGTTCGCCCGGGAAATGGGCGTGGTCAACTACTTCGAGGGCGGCCAAGCGGGCGTGGAGCACGCCCTGCTGCCGGAGATCGGGCTGGTGGGCCCCGGCGACGTGGTCATCGGCGCGGACTCCCACACCTGCACCTACGGCGGCCTGGGGGCTTTCGCCACGGGCATGGGCTCCACGGACATCGCCGCGGCCATGGCCCTGGGCGAGACCTGGTTCAAGGTGCCGCCCACCATCCGCGTGGAGATGACCGGCAAGCTGCCCGAGTGGGTGGGGGCCAAGGACCTCATCCTCAAGACCATCGGCGAGATCGGCGTGGCCGGGGCCCTGTACAAGGCCCTGGAATTCGGCGGCGAAGTGGCCGACGAGCTGGACATCGAAGGTCGTCTGACCATGGCCAACATGGCCATCGAGGCGGGCGGCAAGGCCGGGCTCTTCCCGGCGGACGCCAAAGCCCTGGAATACGCCAAGGCGCACGGCCACGCCGCCTCCGAGGAAATCCACCCCGACCCGGACGCGGTCTACGAGCGGGTGGTGCGCATCGACGCCTCCTCCCTGGCCCCGCAGGTGGCCTGCCCCCACCTGCCGGACAACGTCAAGGATGTGGGCGAGGTGGACACCCGCATCGACCAGGCAGTCATCGGCTCCTGCACCAACGGCCGCATCACCGACCTGCGCGAGGCTGCCGACGTGCTGCGCGGCCGCAAGGCGGCGGACGGCGTGCGGCTGGTGGTCATCCCGGCCACCCCGGCCATATGGCGGCAGGCCATGGAGGAAGGGCTGTACGAGATTTTCCTTGACGCCGGGGCGGTCATCGGCCCGCCCACCTGCGGCCCCTGCCTGGGCGGCCACATGGGTATCCTGGGCGCGGGCGAGAAGGCCGTGGCCACCACCAACCGCAACTTCAAGGGCCGCATGGGCCACCTGGACTCCGAGGTTTACCTGGCCTCTCCGGCGGTGGCCGCGGCTTCGGCCGTCACCGGGCGCATCACAAACCCGGCGGACCTCTAG
- a CDS encoding 3-isopropylmalate dehydratase small subunit translates to MIFSGRAHKVGAHIDTDAIIPARFLVSTDPLELGKNCMEGLEPGWIQRIDEGDILVAGENFGCGSSREHAPLAILGAGIKVVVAHSFARIFYRNGFNMGLTLVEIGPEVEKIADGDRLQVDAANGAVIDETAGVEIAAKPVPPFMRDILDKGGLVEYVKARLAA, encoded by the coding sequence ATGATATTCAGCGGACGCGCCCACAAGGTCGGGGCGCACATCGACACCGACGCCATCATCCCGGCCCGCTTCCTGGTGAGCACCGATCCCCTGGAGCTGGGCAAAAACTGCATGGAAGGGCTGGAGCCCGGCTGGATTCAGCGCATTGACGAGGGCGACATCCTGGTGGCCGGAGAGAACTTCGGCTGCGGCTCCTCCCGCGAGCACGCCCCTCTGGCCATCCTGGGGGCGGGCATCAAGGTGGTGGTGGCCCACAGCTTCGCCCGCATCTTCTACCGCAACGGCTTCAACATGGGGCTTACCCTGGTGGAGATCGGCCCGGAGGTGGAAAAAATCGCCGACGGCGACCGCCTTCAGGTTGACGCGGCCAACGGCGCTGTTATTGACGAAACCGCCGGCGTGGAAATAGCCGCCAAGCCGGTGCCGCCCTTCATGCGCGACATCCTGGACAAGGGCGGCCTTGTGGAATACGTCAAGGCGCGGCTGGCGGCCTAA
- the abc-f gene encoding ribosomal protection-like ABC-F family protein yields the protein MGGVSVRELHKSFGGRDIFAALSFDVPEGARLAVVGPNGSGKSTLLRILAGEAEADRGEVRTGREGVGYAAQEMGKADLDTPLLNWVLSVFPSWSDFWSRWERAVADGDEAALKRLGAEQAELEASSGYNPEHKAESVLMGLGFEEADFQRGLGEFSGGWRERAKLARVILQGDRVLLLDEPTNHLDLEAVEWLEEYLKSFDGALVFVAHDRVFLDNVATHVLALETGGPVLRKGNFSHYLDWAAERDMVRERQAAKIEAAIDRHMTYISRFRVKARKAAQAQSKLKKVEKMQEELEDLSAPASRRTLSFSLPEPERPEKVVARAEGVSLDFGQGPLWRGPLTFQIYRGQRVALAAPNGAGKSSLLKVLTGDQKPTSGVAELGRKTKLGFFSQHQAEALNQTRTVVGEMRSMAGPKATEEELRSVLGLFLLGEEYFDRPVSRLSGGEKSRLALAGLFMGRCNFLVLDEPTNHLDLESREALVEALRAFPGTMLLVAHDRYLLREVAEEVWALSTDGLAVHLGGFEEYERCRKAEKEAPACPAPKAEVEEKPRAKPGKQGKEERRRRAEARAEVSKELTPRKDRFQKLEAELEEVANRQSELEAIMAEPSSCADQEAFLRMSKEYENLQEREERIFEEMAGLETEIAGLEERKRQLLEGEA from the coding sequence ATGGGCGGCGTTAGCGTCCGCGAGCTGCATAAATCATTCGGGGGCCGCGATATCTTCGCGGCCCTTTCCTTCGATGTGCCCGAGGGCGCGCGGCTGGCCGTGGTCGGCCCCAACGGCTCGGGCAAGTCCACCCTGCTGCGCATTCTGGCCGGGGAGGCCGAGGCCGACAGGGGCGAGGTGCGCACCGGCCGCGAGGGCGTTGGCTACGCCGCCCAGGAGATGGGAAAGGCCGACCTGGACACCCCGCTGCTGAACTGGGTGCTGTCGGTGTTCCCTTCCTGGTCAGACTTCTGGAGCCGCTGGGAGCGGGCCGTGGCGGACGGCGACGAGGCCGCCCTGAAACGGCTGGGCGCGGAGCAGGCGGAGCTTGAGGCCAGCTCCGGCTACAACCCGGAGCACAAGGCCGAGAGCGTGCTCATGGGGCTGGGCTTCGAGGAGGCAGACTTCCAGCGCGGGCTGGGGGAGTTCAGCGGCGGCTGGCGTGAGCGGGCCAAGCTGGCCCGGGTCATCCTGCAGGGCGACCGGGTGCTGCTCTTGGACGAGCCCACCAACCACCTGGACCTGGAAGCCGTGGAGTGGCTGGAGGAATACCTCAAGAGCTTCGACGGCGCGCTGGTCTTCGTGGCCCACGACCGCGTCTTTCTGGACAACGTGGCCACACACGTCCTGGCCCTGGAGACCGGCGGGCCGGTGCTACGCAAAGGCAACTTCTCCCACTACCTGGACTGGGCGGCCGAACGCGACATGGTGCGCGAGCGGCAGGCGGCGAAGATCGAGGCGGCCATCGACCGCCACATGACCTACATCTCCCGCTTCCGGGTCAAGGCGCGCAAGGCGGCCCAGGCGCAGTCCAAGCTGAAGAAGGTGGAGAAGATGCAGGAGGAGCTGGAGGATTTGTCCGCTCCAGCCTCCCGCCGCACCCTGTCCTTCAGCCTGCCCGAGCCCGAGCGGCCGGAGAAGGTGGTGGCCCGGGCCGAGGGAGTCAGCCTGGACTTCGGCCAGGGGCCGCTGTGGCGCGGCCCCCTGACCTTCCAGATCTACCGGGGGCAGCGGGTGGCCCTGGCCGCGCCCAACGGCGCGGGCAAGTCCAGCCTGCTCAAGGTGCTTACCGGCGACCAGAAGCCAACCTCCGGCGTGGCCGAGCTGGGACGCAAGACCAAACTGGGCTTTTTCTCCCAGCACCAGGCCGAGGCCCTGAACCAGACCCGCACCGTGGTCGGCGAGATGCGGAGCATGGCCGGGCCCAAGGCCACCGAGGAGGAGCTTCGTTCGGTGCTGGGGCTGTTCCTGCTGGGCGAGGAGTACTTCGACCGCCCCGTGTCCCGGCTGTCCGGCGGCGAGAAAAGCCGTCTGGCCCTGGCCGGGCTGTTCATGGGGCGCTGCAACTTCCTGGTCTTGGACGAGCCCACCAACCACCTGGACCTGGAAAGCCGCGAAGCCCTGGTGGAGGCCCTGCGCGCCTTCCCCGGCACCATGCTGCTGGTGGCGCACGACCGCTACCTGCTGCGCGAGGTGGCCGAGGAGGTCTGGGCCCTGTCCACGGACGGGCTGGCCGTGCATCTCGGCGGCTTCGAGGAATACGAGCGCTGCCGCAAGGCGGAGAAGGAGGCCCCGGCCTGCCCCGCCCCCAAGGCGGAGGTCGAGGAAAAGCCCCGCGCCAAGCCGGGCAAGCAGGGCAAGGAGGAGCGCCGCCGCCGGGCCGAGGCCAGGGCGGAGGTGTCCAAAGAGCTTACCCCGCGCAAGGACCGCTTTCAGAAGCTGGAGGCCGAGCTGGAGGAAGTGGCCAACCGCCAGTCCGAGCTGGAGGCCATCATGGCCGAGCCCTCGTCCTGCGCGGACCAGGAGGCCTTTTTGCGCATGAGCAAGGAATATGAAAACCTCCAGGAGCGCGAGGAGCGCATCTTCGAGGAAATGGCCGGGCTGGAAACCGAGATAGCCGGGCTTGAGGAACGCAAACGGCAATTGCTGGAGGGCGAGGCGTGA
- a CDS encoding aminotransferase class IV — translation MAIPVVDSDEYVQRLRGAHRPGADKMLAFYEHRLGVIGTDPRLLLMLWDDHLVHRGDGVFETMKWIDGKLYQLEPHLRRMKHSARAIHLAPPVPDDKLREIILETAAAAGTGDGMVRVLLGRGPGGFGIDVMECPTPSLYVAAYRFKPKPEEAYEQGTTAFRTTIPAKQSYLATIKSIDYLPNMLMKREAMEKGYDFPICFDEYGFLAEGAVENICLVDRAGTIVVPEFDNCLPGTTLRRALELIDPEHPIAHRKIREDELYDARELIVVGTTADAVSIVRYNDRPIHDVRPGPVAKRMRELLRADLQENGIPLPRG, via the coding sequence ATGGCCATCCCCGTCGTCGACAGCGACGAATACGTCCAGCGGCTACGCGGCGCGCACCGGCCCGGCGCGGACAAGATGCTGGCCTTCTACGAGCACCGGCTGGGGGTCATCGGCACCGACCCCCGGCTGCTGCTCATGCTCTGGGACGACCATCTGGTCCACCGGGGCGACGGCGTTTTCGAGACCATGAAGTGGATCGACGGCAAGCTGTACCAGCTGGAGCCGCACCTGCGCCGCATGAAGCACTCGGCCCGGGCAATCCATCTGGCCCCGCCGGTGCCGGACGACAAGCTGCGGGAGATCATCCTGGAAACCGCCGCGGCCGCGGGGACCGGGGACGGCATGGTGCGCGTGCTGCTGGGCCGTGGGCCCGGCGGCTTCGGTATCGACGTCATGGAGTGCCCCACGCCGTCGTTGTACGTGGCGGCCTACCGCTTCAAGCCCAAGCCGGAGGAGGCGTACGAGCAGGGCACCACCGCCTTCCGCACCACCATCCCGGCCAAGCAGAGCTACTTGGCCACCATCAAGTCCATCGACTATCTGCCCAACATGCTCATGAAGCGCGAGGCGATGGAGAAGGGCTACGACTTCCCTATCTGCTTCGACGAATACGGCTTCCTGGCCGAGGGCGCGGTGGAGAACATCTGTTTGGTGGACCGCGCCGGGACCATCGTTGTGCCGGAATTCGACAACTGTTTGCCCGGCACCACCCTGCGCCGCGCGCTGGAACTCATCGATCCCGAACACCCCATAGCCCACCGCAAGATTCGCGAGGACGAACTGTACGACGCCCGTGAGCTGATCGTGGTGGGCACCACCGCGGATGCCGTCTCCATCGTCCGCTACAACGACCGGCCCATCCACGACGTCCGCCCCGGACCCGTGGCTAAACGCATGCGCGAGTTGCTGCGGGCCGATCTGCAGGAGAACGGCATCCCACTGCCCAGGGGCTGA
- a CDS encoding (deoxy)nucleoside triphosphate pyrophosphohydrolase — protein sequence MPQDRGWLDVVAAVIWREGRFLAVRRPPGARMAGYWEFPGGKVEPGEAPRAALARELDEELGLACGRCRFWREVRHDYGGLKVRLLFYHACEPSGDPVAREGQEMAWIMPGEACTLDFLPADEPVLADLMQPRAQGDDPCVSQSR from the coding sequence TTGCCGCAGGACCGTGGCTGGCTCGACGTGGTTGCCGCCGTCATCTGGCGGGAGGGCCGCTTCCTGGCAGTGCGCAGGCCCCCCGGGGCGCGCATGGCCGGCTACTGGGAATTCCCGGGCGGGAAAGTGGAACCGGGCGAGGCGCCGCGTGCGGCCCTGGCCCGCGAGTTGGACGAGGAGCTTGGCTTGGCCTGCGGACGCTGCCGCTTCTGGCGGGAGGTCCGCCATGATTACGGCGGGTTGAAGGTCCGCCTGCTGTTCTACCACGCCTGCGAGCCGTCCGGGGACCCCGTCGCCAGGGAAGGGCAGGAAATGGCCTGGATCATGCCGGGCGAGGCCTGCACCCTGGATTTCCTTCCGGCCGACGAACCCGTCCTGGCCGATCTCATGCAGCCACGGGCCCAAGGAGACGACCCATGCGTATCACAGAGCAGATGA
- a CDS encoding methylenetetrahydrofolate reductase: protein MRITEQMNQRKPFVSLEFFPPKEREAWPDFFKEADKLKAAKPLFASVTYGAGGSTQDNTLEIASRLKAQTGFEPLVHLTTVGASEKKIGDFLNQLRDNDLDNVLALRGDPPRGMTDFKPDNERFQHATDLIDFVRQRHPDMGLGAATYPEAHPQSPSFAKDLYWSKVKAERGAGFFITQLFFDPRLYFDHVERLKGMGVDVPVVPGVLPIMSLQSIRFILTMCGASIPGKFYLELEEAHEKGGNAAVRELGIRFATEQSRRLIEGGAPGVHLYTLNKADACLEIVDNLNLA, encoded by the coding sequence ATGCGTATCACAGAGCAGATGAACCAGCGGAAGCCCTTCGTGTCCCTGGAGTTCTTCCCCCCCAAGGAGCGCGAGGCCTGGCCTGATTTCTTCAAGGAGGCGGACAAGCTCAAGGCGGCCAAGCCGCTGTTCGCTTCCGTGACCTACGGCGCGGGCGGCTCCACCCAGGACAACACCCTGGAGATCGCCTCCCGGCTCAAGGCGCAGACCGGCTTCGAGCCCCTGGTGCACCTGACCACGGTGGGCGCTTCCGAAAAGAAGATCGGCGACTTTCTGAACCAGCTCCGCGACAACGACCTGGATAACGTGCTGGCCCTGCGCGGCGACCCGCCTCGGGGCATGACCGACTTCAAGCCGGACAACGAGCGGTTCCAGCACGCCACCGACCTCATCGACTTCGTACGCCAGCGCCACCCCGACATGGGCCTGGGCGCGGCCACCTATCCCGAGGCGCACCCCCAGTCCCCGTCCTTCGCCAAGGACCTGTACTGGAGCAAGGTCAAGGCCGAGCGCGGTGCCGGGTTCTTCATCACCCAACTCTTTTTCGACCCCAGGCTGTACTTCGACCATGTGGAGCGGCTCAAGGGGATGGGCGTGGACGTGCCGGTGGTGCCCGGCGTGCTGCCCATCATGAGCCTGCAGTCCATCCGCTTCATCCTGACCATGTGCGGTGCCTCCATCCCCGGTAAGTTCTACCTGGAGCTGGAGGAGGCCCATGAGAAGGGCGGCAACGCTGCGGTGCGCGAGCTGGGCATCCGCTTCGCCACGGAGCAGTCCCGGCGGCTCATCGAGGGCGGCGCGCCCGGAGTGCATTTGTATACGCTGAACAAGGCGGACGCCTGCCTTGAAATAGTCGACAACCTGAACCTGGCCTAG
- the leuB gene encoding 3-isopropylmalate dehydrogenase → MANTITILPGDGIGPEITAQAELILSRVDELYGLDLRLQRARLGGEAIDADGTPLPQATVEACQDSDAVLLGAVGGPKWDNIDKAKRPERGLLGIRKELKLFANLRPAQLFPELQHACLLRPDIVGQGLDIMVVRELTGGIYFGKPKGEEIRNGERVAYNTMIYTESEVRRIARVAFETAMKRGKRLCSVDKANVLEVSQLWRDVVTETAKEYPEVELSHMYVDNAAMQLVRDPSQFDVVVTSNLFGDILSDEAAVITGSIGMLPSASLGRHNPGLYEPIHGSAPDIAGEDKANPLAAILSVAMLLRYSLERADAAKTVERAVQAVLREGYRTLDIMEEGATQVGCAEMGRLALERLGKE, encoded by the coding sequence ATGGCCAATACCATCACCATCCTGCCGGGCGACGGCATCGGCCCGGAGATCACCGCCCAGGCGGAACTGATCCTGTCCCGGGTGGACGAACTCTACGGCCTGGACCTGCGCCTGCAACGCGCCCGGCTGGGCGGCGAGGCCATAGACGCCGACGGCACCCCGCTCCCACAGGCCACGGTGGAGGCCTGCCAGGACTCGGACGCCGTGCTGCTGGGCGCGGTGGGCGGTCCCAAGTGGGACAACATCGACAAGGCCAAGCGTCCCGAGCGGGGGCTTCTGGGCATCCGCAAGGAACTGAAGCTCTTCGCCAACCTCCGCCCCGCGCAGCTCTTCCCGGAGTTGCAGCACGCCTGCCTTCTGCGCCCGGACATCGTGGGCCAGGGGCTGGACATCATGGTGGTGCGCGAGCTGACCGGCGGCATCTACTTTGGCAAGCCCAAGGGCGAGGAGATCCGCAACGGCGAGCGCGTGGCCTACAACACCATGATCTACACCGAGTCGGAGGTCCGCCGCATCGCCCGCGTGGCCTTCGAGACGGCCATGAAGCGAGGCAAGCGCCTGTGCAGCGTGGACAAGGCCAACGTGCTGGAGGTCTCCCAGTTGTGGCGCGACGTGGTCACCGAGACCGCCAAGGAATACCCCGAGGTGGAGTTGAGCCACATGTACGTGGACAACGCCGCCATGCAGTTGGTGCGCGACCCCTCCCAGTTCGACGTGGTGGTCACTTCCAACCTCTTCGGCGACATCCTCTCCGACGAGGCCGCGGTCATCACCGGCTCCATCGGCATGCTGCCCTCGGCCTCCCTGGGCCGCCACAACCCCGGGCTGTACGAGCCCATCCACGGCTCCGCCCCGGACATCGCGGGCGAGGACAAGGCCAACCCCCTGGCCGCCATCCTCTCCGTGGCCATGCTGCTGCGCTACTCCCTGGAGCGGGCCGACGCGGCCAAGACCGTGGAGCGTGCGGTGCAGGCCGTGTTGCGCGAGGGGTACCGCACCCTGGACATCATGGAAGAAGGCGCCACACAGGTGGGCTGCGCCGAGATGGGCCGCCTGGCCCTGGAGCGGCTAGGCAAGGAATAA
- a CDS encoding aspartate-semialdehyde dehydrogenase, with protein sequence MSDVRFRVAVVGATGAVGREMLKTLEARDFPASEVVPMASARSAGMKLPYKGGEIQVQELTEDSFEGFDLALFSAGGSTSEKFAPIAARAGCVVVDNSSAWRMDDDTPLVVPEVNPHDLDWHKGIIANPNCSTIQMVVALKPLHDEATIKRVVVSTYQAVSGSGQKAMVELENQVRRLMSGQEAESEVYPHQIAFNCLPHIDSFLENEYTKEEMKMVNETVKIMGDESVKVTATTVRVPVFFGHSESVNIETAKKLTSAQARGILAQAPGVTVFDNPSENVYPMPVECAGQDDVFVGRIRVDDTIENGLNMWIVSDNIRKGAALNTVQIAETLIERNLVRVL encoded by the coding sequence ATGTCCGACGTGCGATTCCGCGTGGCCGTGGTCGGCGCCACCGGCGCGGTGGGCCGCGAAATGCTCAAGACCCTGGAAGCGAGGGACTTCCCCGCCTCGGAGGTGGTTCCCATGGCCTCCGCCCGCTCCGCGGGCATGAAGCTGCCCTACAAGGGCGGCGAAATCCAGGTGCAAGAACTGACCGAGGATTCCTTCGAGGGCTTCGATCTGGCGCTCTTCTCCGCCGGTGGCTCCACTTCCGAGAAGTTCGCCCCCATCGCCGCCCGCGCGGGCTGCGTTGTGGTGGACAACTCCTCCGCCTGGCGCATGGACGACGACACCCCGCTGGTGGTGCCCGAGGTCAACCCCCACGACCTCGACTGGCACAAGGGGATCATCGCCAACCCCAACTGCTCCACCATCCAGATGGTGGTGGCGCTCAAGCCCCTGCATGACGAAGCCACCATCAAGCGCGTGGTTGTCTCCACCTACCAGGCGGTGTCCGGCTCGGGCCAAAAGGCCATGGTGGAGCTGGAGAACCAGGTGAGGCGGCTCATGAGCGGCCAGGAGGCGGAGTCCGAGGTCTATCCCCACCAGATCGCCTTCAACTGCCTGCCCCACATCGATTCCTTCCTTGAGAACGAGTACACCAAGGAAGAGATGAAGATGGTCAACGAGACCGTGAAGATTATGGGCGACGAGTCGGTGAAGGTAACGGCCACCACGGTGCGCGTGCCGGTTTTCTTCGGCCATTCCGAGTCGGTCAACATCGAGACCGCCAAGAAGCTGACCTCCGCACAGGCGCGTGGCATTCTGGCCCAGGCCCCCGGCGTGACCGTCTTCGACAACCCTTCTGAGAACGTCTACCCCATGCCGGTGGAGTGCGCCGGGCAGGACGACGTGTTCGTGGGCCGCATCCGCGTGGACGATACCATCGAGAACGGCCTGAACATGTGGATCGTCTCGGACAACATCCGCAAGGGCGCGGCCCTGAACACGGTGCAGATCGCCGAGACCCTCATCGAACGCAACTTGGTGCGGGTGCTCTAA